One window of Epinephelus fuscoguttatus linkage group LG9, E.fuscoguttatus.final_Chr_v1 genomic DNA carries:
- the rnf4 gene encoding RING finger protein 4 isoform X1, translating into MVVLHPQTQPVSTLFKPGTTVAHHARPRVFQAVKDTVCGPDAVSETGSAAESLNQERTSIQLYTSMRLIGPVLCEVQRKRRTTGSPLVSRPSTKTSRGTNTRRTASRAVSRTADGDPDPDPPTETVDVMDNAEDSVEEVVDLTCEGSEAAVVDLTNNDSVLLVDEGPQNRRVTTGESYVVSSDEDDDMPSVLNAAMMSSVHSNSSSRSTPGTISCPVCLDSYSEIVESGRLVVSTKCGHVFCSQCLRDALKSSHTCPTCRKRLTPRQYHPLYI; encoded by the exons atggttgttttgcatcctcagacgcaacctgtcTCTACGCTCTTTAAACCTGGCACAACAGTCGCACACCACGCCCGACCtcgtgttttccaggcggtGAAAGACACTGTGTGCGGCCCTGACGCTGTCAGTGAAACAGGTTCAGCAGCTGAATCACTGAACCAGGAGAGGACCAGCATACAGCTGTACACAAGtatgaggctgattggtccagtacttTGTGAG gttcagaggaagaggaggaccaCAGGAAGTCCTCTGGTGTCCAGACCCAGCACCAAGACCAGCAGAGGAACAAACACTCGGAGGACGGCCAGCAGAGCAGTGAGCAGGACGGCTGATGGTGACCCTGACCCCGACCCCCCCACAGAGACTGTCGACGTGATGGACAACGCAGAGGACA gtgtggaggaggtggtggatcTGACCTGTGAGGGCTCAGAGGCTGCCGTGGTCGACCTGACCAACAACGACTCAGTGCTG CTGGTGGATGAAG GTCCTCAGAACAGGAGAGTCACAACAGGAGAGAGTTACGTTGTCAGCAGTGATGAAGACGACGACATGCCCTCTGTCCTCAACGCTGCAATGATGTCCTCTGTACACAGCAACAGCTCCTCCAG gtcgACCCCGGGGACGATCAGCTGTCCCGTGTGTCTGGACTCGTACTCTGAG ATCGTCGAGAGTGGCCGATTGGTTGTTTCCACTAAATGTGGTCACGTGTTCTGCAGCCAGTGTCTGAGAGACGCTCTGAAGTCATCACACACCTGTCCCACCTGCAGGAAGAGACTGACCCCCCGCCAGTACCACCCTCTCTACATCTGA
- the rnf4 gene encoding RING finger protein 4 isoform X2 — protein sequence MSSSVQRKRRTTGSPLVSRPSTKTSRGTNTRRTASRAVSRTADGDPDPDPPTETVDVMDNAEDSVEEVVDLTCEGSEAAVVDLTNNDSVLLVDEGPQNRRVTTGESYVVSSDEDDDMPSVLNAAMMSSVHSNSSSRSTPGTISCPVCLDSYSEIVESGRLVVSTKCGHVFCSQCLRDALKSSHTCPTCRKRLTPRQYHPLYI from the exons gttcagaggaagaggaggaccaCAGGAAGTCCTCTGGTGTCCAGACCCAGCACCAAGACCAGCAGAGGAACAAACACTCGGAGGACGGCCAGCAGAGCAGTGAGCAGGACGGCTGATGGTGACCCTGACCCCGACCCCCCCACAGAGACTGTCGACGTGATGGACAACGCAGAGGACA gtgtggaggaggtggtggatcTGACCTGTGAGGGCTCAGAGGCTGCCGTGGTCGACCTGACCAACAACGACTCAGTGCTG CTGGTGGATGAAG GTCCTCAGAACAGGAGAGTCACAACAGGAGAGAGTTACGTTGTCAGCAGTGATGAAGACGACGACATGCCCTCTGTCCTCAACGCTGCAATGATGTCCTCTGTACACAGCAACAGCTCCTCCAG gtcgACCCCGGGGACGATCAGCTGTCCCGTGTGTCTGGACTCGTACTCTGAG ATCGTCGAGAGTGGCCGATTGGTTGTTTCCACTAAATGTGGTCACGTGTTCTGCAGCCAGTGTCTGAGAGACGCTCTGAAGTCATCACACACCTGTCCCACCTGCAGGAAGAGACTGACCCCCCGCCAGTACCACCCTCTCTACATCTGA